The following are encoded in a window of Deinococcus fonticola genomic DNA:
- a CDS encoding ParB/RepB/Spo0J family partition protein encodes MSKTKATANPALQAAMTRAQKAQSGIQAAEVRHVPVDYLRLEQIESSPYQARKDFQNIEELAEDIRANGVLQPVLVRPLGHDRYQLVAGERRWRASKLSEQATIPAVIREMTDLEARTHGLRENLQREDLNAYELARAVVELVAVQTGRPVQEVQAELGGASPTGETLDVLEEALQLVNKELTYLSFRRNYLSLLRLPERLVSAIEQGASYSAVLALRAATENEQKEWLPKVISGEWSRRQIQQAIAERQREQAPETDRGEVNWKKQIQVVNQQLTPERLSKLKPTQSKQARKLLEALVKLLQEDAEGSS; translated from the coding sequence ATGAGCAAGACCAAAGCTACGGCCAACCCGGCGCTGCAGGCTGCCATGACCCGCGCCCAGAAAGCCCAGAGTGGAATTCAGGCGGCAGAGGTCAGACATGTTCCCGTCGACTACCTACGGCTCGAGCAGATTGAGAGCTCGCCCTATCAGGCCCGAAAAGACTTTCAGAACATCGAAGAACTCGCCGAGGACATCCGGGCTAACGGCGTACTCCAGCCAGTGCTCGTCCGCCCTCTGGGCCATGACCGCTATCAGCTGGTCGCGGGTGAGCGCCGCTGGCGCGCCTCAAAACTGTCCGAGCAGGCCACTATCCCTGCGGTCATTCGTGAAATGACTGACCTGGAAGCGCGTACGCACGGTTTGCGCGAAAACCTGCAACGCGAGGACCTCAACGCTTACGAGTTGGCGCGCGCAGTCGTCGAACTGGTCGCCGTACAGACTGGACGGCCTGTCCAGGAAGTTCAAGCCGAACTCGGAGGTGCCAGCCCAACAGGGGAGACGCTCGACGTGCTTGAAGAGGCTCTACAACTGGTGAACAAGGAGTTGACCTACCTAAGCTTCCGTAGAAATTATTTGTCGCTGCTCCGACTTCCGGAGCGGCTGGTCTCGGCTATTGAGCAAGGAGCTTCGTACTCCGCTGTGCTCGCCCTCCGAGCAGCCACAGAGAATGAGCAAAAGGAATGGCTGCCTAAAGTCATCTCTGGAGAATGGAGCCGTCGCCAAATCCAACAGGCGATTGCCGAGCGGCAGCGTGAGCAAGCGCCTGAGACGGACAGGGGAGAGGTGAACTGGAAAAAGCAGATACAGGTCGTTAATCAGCAACTTACCCCTGAGCGACTCAGCAAGCTCAAGCCAACTCAAAGTAAGCAGGCCAGGAAATTACTCGAAGCCCTGGTGAAACTCCTTCAGGAAGATGCGGAAGGTTCCAGCTGA
- a CDS encoding site-specific integrase, with amino-acid sequence MLPLFEALRSELRPRYSEWCKTPGAPKEIIEALDAINRANEPWLDIIAIYLMRRETIYTHSSLSAQIGRINAFRHLWKKLWISQGFPAVSDVVLPKKLPEGIKNLHTTIGLALDNMIYREPKLRDLTPIARTLCPGHYLKSIGWKNLPIPSDMMRLLLRRSGSPSELEVPEEYVELLKCLTSYRAARHFLPLISAAICLLGERVGNSERNTPRSIRSAITKLNCILKQIFDSRDIVSLSEMKPSYITFYINNSQDYEKHHGRASYGSRIDYLTAYLACYDAQQRYKYEYPNDNTLSNYYLPPVPKNLNISQLIQKSISIRRENRRRDVKQLMPHYQRLLQITVMRALVIQSLRKFGKHALEHSKETFDLPLPDLSATIKLRWTTPKEVDAEIRGDRATVGDTTKCLQYLGAYDSEGIMLPNEPFFVKSLIACSLNQHVGPRDLPQDDLMMPGSGLFFPSGKLRTSIRETVNSAKEHGCPLPILFELDSLAGGIAIGVLLLMICSTTGMRMHEVQQIRINDGKTVILKIKPKRQNHQKTKPYRVFRVYYFPKGAKRERKQEKYKDISIAIKPYWNHLVNDLDDARGKFQKVITQGSAEWQLQPGVYLFQWHGKALKHYTLNALLRLTTLGALPEGAPSAHLLRHAMAHSAKSLGATVEQIQRQLGHKQSNMTKYYAGSDNIPLTSATMMTIWEALTYDAAAT; translated from the coding sequence ATGCTGCCACTCTTTGAGGCTTTGCGCTCCGAATTGCGTCCTCGTTACAGTGAATGGTGCAAGACCCCTGGTGCTCCTAAAGAAATAATTGAGGCCCTCGACGCCATCAACAGAGCCAACGAGCCATGGTTAGACATTATCGCCATCTATTTAATGCGACGCGAGACCATTTATACCCACAGTAGTTTGTCAGCTCAAATTGGCCGTATCAATGCTTTTCGCCACCTCTGGAAGAAATTGTGGATATCGCAGGGTTTCCCCGCAGTAAGTGATGTTGTTTTGCCGAAAAAATTGCCAGAAGGAATTAAAAATCTGCATACCACAATTGGCCTGGCATTAGACAATATGATTTACCGGGAACCGAAATTGCGTGATTTGACTCCAATTGCACGAACACTATGCCCAGGGCATTATCTAAAATCTATAGGATGGAAAAACTTACCTATACCCAGCGACATGATGCGCTTACTTTTACGTCGCTCTGGTTCACCTAGTGAACTCGAGGTTCCGGAGGAATACGTAGAATTACTTAAATGTCTTACATCTTATCGTGCAGCAAGACATTTCCTCCCACTTATCTCAGCGGCTATCTGCTTGTTAGGCGAGCGTGTAGGGAACAGTGAACGCAACACGCCAAGAAGTATACGGTCAGCCATCACAAAGCTCAATTGTATACTAAAACAAATATTCGACAGCAGAGATATTGTAAGCCTATCCGAAATGAAGCCTAGCTACATTACATTTTACATCAATAATAGTCAAGACTACGAAAAGCATCATGGTAGAGCCAGTTATGGCTCTCGAATTGATTATCTCACAGCATATCTAGCATGTTATGATGCGCAGCAGCGTTATAAATATGAATACCCAAACGATAATACATTAAGTAACTACTATCTTCCTCCTGTACCAAAGAACCTCAACATCAGTCAGCTAATCCAAAAGTCAATAAGCATCAGAAGAGAAAATAGAAGGCGAGATGTTAAGCAGTTAATGCCGCATTATCAGCGCTTGCTACAGATTACTGTCATGCGGGCATTAGTCATACAGAGTCTACGAAAATTTGGAAAGCATGCCTTAGAACATTCAAAGGAAACGTTCGATTTACCTCTGCCAGACCTATCGGCAACCATTAAGCTAAGATGGACTACACCTAAAGAGGTAGACGCTGAAATTCGCGGAGACAGAGCAACAGTGGGCGACACCACGAAGTGCTTGCAGTATTTGGGTGCCTATGACAGTGAAGGCATAATGCTACCCAATGAACCTTTTTTTGTAAAATCCCTCATTGCATGTTCTCTAAATCAGCATGTAGGCCCTAGAGATTTACCCCAAGATGACCTCATGATGCCTGGCTCAGGACTATTTTTCCCCTCAGGGAAACTTAGGACGTCAATTAGAGAAACTGTAAACTCTGCAAAGGAGCATGGATGTCCTCTGCCCATACTGTTTGAACTAGATTCTCTAGCAGGGGGTATAGCGATTGGCGTCCTATTATTGATGATTTGCTCCACCACAGGCATGCGTATGCACGAAGTTCAGCAAATAAGGATAAACGACGGCAAAACTGTGATTTTAAAAATCAAGCCTAAACGTCAGAATCATCAGAAGACCAAACCTTATAGAGTTTTTAGAGTATATTACTTCCCGAAAGGCGCTAAGCGTGAACGAAAGCAAGAGAAATACAAGGACATAAGCATAGCTATCAAGCCTTACTGGAATCATCTTGTCAACGATTTGGATGATGCTCGCGGAAAGTTTCAGAAAGTCATTACACAAGGCAGTGCGGAATGGCAACTACAACCAGGTGTATATCTTTTTCAGTGGCATGGCAAGGCGTTGAAACACTACACACTGAATGCGTTACTACGCCTTACCACACTAGGGGCACTCCCTGAAGGTGCACCATCAGCGCATCTCCTACGTCACGCCATGGCACATAGCGCCAAATCACTAGGAGCTACTGTTGAGCAGATACAACGTCAACTGGGCCATAAACAAAGCAATATGACCAAGTATTATGCCGGAAGCGATAATATCCCTCTCACATCAGCGACAATGATGACAATCTGGGAAGCCCTTACCTATGATGCTGCGGCAACCTGA
- a CDS encoding site-specific integrase, translating into MVIKHVLAPELCIRGESPSKLIYVNNVPDVHLTRLYNRIVSEHDEKVAVYSVRLLSAAISHIDRPWFAPNESWVAGINALLRQHYGADVQQRGAHTYVYCKGASHSTLKTVIARLKTCCNSVIALGWRDETPFGKTGLKRPSGRHNQYLGKPAGQYKIHAYKVIPQELLDNRDLPAQLRDAASRAGWSVRDRAILEMLISTGARVSEIVEMCWGSYDAERSVLQLRSKGSHGHLSKSATLSRDANRLLTEYIASERMTFDPMYSRYMATRGARPWSYTSYTQYVSDPLATPMFISSRGTPYTVPTFRRGAWRQLGNNIEIRPHQIRYWYVNQALDRILEVSQSDWEIIKSARAFATRMGWASWHPLQTYDLRGVVTQLLEEHARQLGRASDLEPAAHLETLLENTIRAGVIPAYAATL; encoded by the coding sequence ATGGTTATAAAACACGTTTTGGCTCCAGAACTCTGCATCCGCGGAGAAAGCCCAAGCAAGCTGATTTACGTTAATAACGTACCAGATGTACATCTAACTCGGCTTTACAACCGCATTGTCAGCGAGCATGACGAGAAAGTCGCGGTATATAGCGTACGCCTGCTATCCGCAGCTATTAGCCATATTGACCGCCCATGGTTCGCGCCCAATGAATCATGGGTTGCGGGTATCAATGCTCTGTTACGACAACACTATGGTGCGGACGTGCAGCAGCGAGGCGCACACACGTATGTGTACTGTAAGGGAGCCTCCCATAGCACACTCAAAACGGTCATCGCCAGGCTCAAAACTTGCTGCAATTCGGTTATTGCTCTTGGATGGCGGGATGAGACACCCTTTGGCAAGACGGGCCTCAAGCGTCCTTCAGGCCGCCACAATCAGTATTTGGGTAAGCCAGCAGGGCAGTACAAAATACATGCTTATAAAGTGATACCGCAGGAACTGCTCGATAATCGTGATTTGCCAGCCCAACTTAGGGATGCAGCGTCCAGAGCTGGCTGGAGTGTGCGCGACCGTGCGATTTTGGAGATGCTAATTTCCACTGGCGCTCGCGTTTCGGAAATTGTTGAAATGTGCTGGGGGAGCTACGATGCTGAACGATCCGTCCTTCAGTTGCGGAGCAAGGGGAGTCACGGACACCTGAGTAAGTCGGCGACCTTATCACGTGATGCCAATAGGTTGCTAACCGAGTACATCGCCAGCGAGCGCATGACATTTGACCCAATGTACAGCCGCTATATGGCCACGCGTGGTGCCCGGCCTTGGAGTTACACCAGCTATACACAGTATGTTAGCGACCCACTTGCTACCCCGATGTTTATCAGCAGCCGCGGAACCCCATACACCGTACCCACTTTCAGACGTGGGGCATGGCGGCAGTTGGGGAACAACATCGAGATACGGCCTCATCAAATCAGATACTGGTACGTCAATCAAGCACTCGACCGCATCCTAGAGGTCTCCCAGAGTGACTGGGAAATCATCAAAAGTGCACGTGCCTTTGCAACGAGAATGGGGTGGGCGTCCTGGCATCCGCTGCAAACCTACGACCTACGCGGAGTTGTTACTCAGTTGCTGGAGGAGCATGCCAGGCAGCTGGGGCGTGCAAGCGATTTAGAGCCAGCGGCGCACCTCGAAACATTGTTAGAAAACACGATACGCGCGGGGGTGATACCTGCGTATGCTGCCACTCTTTGA
- a CDS encoding helix-turn-helix domain-containing protein, whose translation MVGERVKEVRLKQGLSLEQLHDLILEVTQLDISQPTLSRIERQERSVYDFEVAAFARVLKVDAGWLLGLTNE comes from the coding sequence GTGGTCGGTGAACGCGTCAAGGAAGTCAGGCTCAAGCAGGGGCTGAGCCTGGAGCAACTCCATGATTTGATTCTCGAAGTGACTCAATTGGATATCAGTCAACCGACGCTCTCGAGAATTGAGCGCCAGGAGCGCAGTGTCTACGATTTCGAGGTGGCCGCTTTCGCTAGAGTATTAAAGGTGGATGCAGGTTGGCTGCTGGGGCTCACTAATGAATAG
- a CDS encoding ParA family protein — translation MSRQTRVLLVFIHAGGAGKTSTTRDIGAELARRGKKVLLIDLDPQANLTNWLGVYDAQPEQTMQGVLMDYEAPPEPLHVHGLDLIPSHLTLARTERLLGGLTNSEGRLKVAIDTLRESGKYDYILLDSPPSLGRLTSNAANSADWVIVPIQAALKGLNALDGVQETITEHSRTNRGLKVAMYLVTQMNNTNVAHEMVAAFKEILGERVSGPMTSRPAIYGKAQTEGRPIDGTDRNEADALKEIAAATDTLLERVGDKA, via the coding sequence ATGAGTCGACAAACCAGGGTTCTGCTCGTTTTTATCCACGCGGGTGGAGCAGGCAAGACCTCCACGACACGCGATATCGGCGCAGAGTTGGCCCGACGCGGCAAGAAAGTTCTCTTGATTGATTTGGACCCCCAGGCCAACCTGACAAACTGGCTTGGGGTGTACGACGCTCAGCCGGAACAGACCATGCAGGGGGTGCTGATGGACTACGAGGCCCCGCCGGAACCCCTTCACGTTCATGGCCTGGACCTGATACCCAGCCATCTCACCCTGGCCCGTACCGAGCGGCTGCTGGGCGGCCTGACCAACTCGGAAGGCCGCTTGAAAGTCGCCATCGATACGCTGCGCGAATCCGGCAAGTACGATTACATCCTGCTGGACTCACCACCCAGCCTGGGACGCCTGACCAGCAACGCAGCAAACTCCGCGGACTGGGTTATCGTTCCGATACAGGCAGCCCTCAAAGGTCTGAATGCACTGGATGGAGTGCAGGAGACGATTACTGAACACAGTCGCACCAACCGTGGCTTAAAGGTGGCGATGTATCTGGTCACCCAGATGAATAATACGAACGTGGCGCACGAGATGGTCGCTGCTTTCAAGGAAATTCTCGGGGAGCGGGTCAGTGGCCCGATGACCAGCCGGCCCGCCATCTACGGCAAAGCCCAGACCGAGGGCAGACCCATCGACGGAACAGACCGGAACGAGGCTGATGCCTTGAAGGAAATCGCAGCGGCCACTGACACCCTGTTGGAACGGGTAGGGGATAAGGCATGA
- a CDS encoding DUF4357 domain-containing protein yields MTTGTQNQAAIPTFELKLPKIGVRATGLPTGHNGIVVKAGSMARVDTTPSFQKHNYFNLRHTLLEKGSLVPTDDPKFLRFAEDVVFDSVSAAAAVSIARSARGPKIWHQVGTGQTYEDWYAERVAGPMFDALHAPASFEWTAFFTALAKKLMEYQQPESQKVLLTILREAGVSVPFDGDQTLELEVIDPFTFFSLVLKSKKDKRVEQIFTFIGKKLGIQEKAPAKTTGVPWSIATNALFFPYRTKRKESDIPTLWALALQAVDGNLQEETFEQALEIGQVGLAKLTQGLFWLNPFAFMPLNGVTVPYLDELGVSGTGEVKTLDDYQSVLEQASDLAEDFPALSHAAWIAAQDRGVITPLDQPAPEVNFKAPPGINGSCSFEVTKKDPPKMGL; encoded by the coding sequence ATGACAACCGGAACCCAGAACCAGGCCGCAATCCCTACTTTTGAACTGAAGCTCCCCAAAATTGGCGTTCGCGCTACAGGCCTGCCCACTGGCCACAACGGCATAGTGGTGAAAGCCGGAAGCATGGCGCGTGTTGATACGACACCATCTTTTCAGAAACACAACTACTTCAATCTGCGCCATACCCTCCTGGAGAAAGGCAGCCTGGTACCCACGGATGACCCCAAATTCTTACGGTTTGCGGAAGACGTCGTATTTGATTCTGTAAGTGCAGCCGCAGCCGTCAGCATTGCCCGTTCTGCACGTGGCCCCAAAATCTGGCATCAGGTGGGCACTGGGCAAACTTATGAGGATTGGTACGCTGAGCGAGTAGCTGGGCCCATGTTTGACGCGCTGCATGCACCAGCCTCCTTCGAATGGACCGCTTTTTTCACCGCTCTCGCTAAAAAGTTAATGGAGTACCAGCAACCAGAATCTCAGAAGGTTCTGCTGACAATTTTGCGGGAGGCTGGTGTCTCAGTCCCTTTCGATGGCGACCAGACCTTGGAATTAGAAGTCATTGACCCGTTCACTTTCTTCTCACTGGTTCTTAAAAGTAAAAAGGACAAACGTGTCGAGCAGATATTTACTTTCATAGGCAAGAAACTGGGTATTCAGGAGAAGGCTCCGGCTAAAACTACTGGCGTTCCCTGGAGTATAGCCACCAATGCCCTGTTTTTCCCTTATAGAACCAAGCGCAAGGAGTCGGATATCCCCACGCTCTGGGCACTCGCGCTCCAAGCCGTAGATGGCAATTTGCAAGAGGAGACCTTCGAGCAGGCACTCGAAATTGGGCAAGTGGGCCTAGCCAAGCTCACGCAAGGTCTGTTTTGGCTCAATCCGTTTGCCTTTATGCCCCTCAACGGAGTAACTGTCCCTTACCTTGACGAACTAGGGGTTAGCGGAACAGGAGAAGTGAAAACGCTCGATGATTACCAGAGTGTCCTTGAGCAAGCGAGTGACCTCGCAGAAGACTTTCCGGCCCTTTCGCACGCTGCATGGATAGCCGCACAAGATAGGGGTGTCATCACCCCGCTAGACCAGCCTGCACCCGAGGTGAATTTCAAAGCCCCTCCAGGTATCAATGGTTCGTGCAGTTTTGAGGTCACAAAGAAAGACCCACCGAAAATGGGGCTGTGA